Below is a window of Sulfurisphaera ohwakuensis DNA.
ATTTGATAAAATTTCGGAAAATGTTAGAAAAGAATACTCAACCACTTCTGAATTAAGAGAATTACCAAGATGTAAGATATGTGGAGAGCCTACTAGTTATGGAAGAGAAATTTGCAAAAATTGTGAACTTTTAATTAAGTCTGGACTTCTTCACCAGAACTTACCTATATCATAGATTTTTTCACTTACATTTCTCCTTTTGTTTGCAACTAATGCCATTGCAAATAAAAGTGATGATAATCTATTTAAATAGACTATAATCATCCGATTAATTTCTGGTAGTTCTTTGGTATATTTAACTGCATTTCTTTCAACTCTTCTTGCTACTGATCTAGTTATATGTAATACTGAGGCTTCTTCCGAACCACCTGGAATAACAAATAGTTTTACTGGTCCGCTTTCTTTTCTATATTCTACAGTTCTTTCTTCCAACCATTTTACGTATTTTTCATCAATTTTCTTTTTACTACTTTGAGTAGAGAGATCTTCGCCTATTTCAAAAAGTTCAACTTGTACCCTTTCTAAATCTTTTTTCATATCTTCCCAGGGTATTTTTGATATAGCAAAACCTATAAAAGAGTTTAATTCATCAAGATCCCCTAGAAAATTAACTAAAGGAGAATCTTTTCCTACTCTTTTATTTATTACGTTAGTATTTCCATCATCAC
It encodes the following:
- a CDS encoding cob(I)yrinic acid a,c-diamide adenosyltransferase, encoding MFTKSGDDGNTNVINKRVGKDSPLVNFLGDLDELNSFIGFAISKIPWEDMKKDLERVQVELFEIGEDLSTQSSKKKIDEKYVKWLEERTVEYRKESGPVKLFVIPGGSEEASVLHITRSVARRVERNAVKYTKELPEINRMIIVYLNRLSSLLFAMALVANKRRNVSEKIYDIGKFW